The following proteins are co-located in the Stegostoma tigrinum isolate sSteTig4 chromosome 39, sSteTig4.hap1, whole genome shotgun sequence genome:
- the LOC125447690 gene encoding putative transcription factor Ovo-like 1, whose translation MLTRHLKCHSAVKKHICRFCGKGFNDTFDLKRHMRTHTGIRPYKCDLCEKAFTQRCSLESHLKKIHSIHQNYAYRERRSKIFVCEDCGFTSNHGDTYFLHIRDHHPTSPLLRKYLRKQNSSLQNRLDMLLFPHFV comes from the exons ATGCTGACCCGCCATTTGAAATGCCACAGCGCCGTGAAGAAGCACATCTGCAGGTTCTGTGGAAAAGGCTTCAACGACACGTTCGATCTGAAGAGACACATGCGAACACACACAG GCATTCGGCCCTACAAGTGTGAcctgtgtgagaaggcattcacacaACGATGCTCCTTGGAATCCCACCTGAAGAAGATTCACAGCATACACCAGAACTATGCTTACCGGGAACGGCGATCCAAGATTTTCGTATGTGAGGACTGTGGTTTTACATCTAATCACGGGGACACGTACTTCCTGCACATCAGGGACCATCACCCTACCAGCCCTTTACTACGCAAGTATCTGCGCAAGCAAAACTCATCACTTCAGAACAGATTAGACATGCTACTCTTTCCACATTTTGTCTAG